The Bacteroidota bacterium genome includes the window TTCACCCTCTCCACCGGCTTCGACATCTCGCGCAAACAAATCACCCTCACCAACATCTCCGTCATCCGCGACCTCCACTGCTGGGAACTCACCTTCAACTGGACTCCGCCCCTGCCCACCTTTCCGCAACAACAATTCTCCATCATCCTCCACCCCAAATCGCCCACCCTCAAAGACATGAAACTGCAAAAGCGAAACTCGCTGCAATATTTCTAAACGCAACATTTTGTGACTGCAATATTTTAGACGCAAAATATTGCGTCTCTACATAAATATTTGGGCGGCTTACGGGCTTTCGGCTATATCTTTTTCTTAACTCTAAAATATTTTTGGAAAGAAAAAGGATGCCGCCTCTATCCTGAGGACACACCCTATCCCATCGGCACTAATTGCATTTGCATTTTCTTTGCCAGCCGCTCCAGATACTTTTTTCTTTGATCATGAAGGGATACTTCATATTTTTCTATACCCTGCTCTACAAAGGCTTCTCCCTGAGTCATCACTCGGTAATAATAACAGGCAATTTTTCGGGCAATGGCTTTAATCGCCACTCCGCTTCCCCTTCGGGCACGGATTCTTCTTCCAAAAGAACCCAGCGCCAGATGCTTGCTCGTCAGAATACCCTGCGCTAGGTTTCGGAAGAGCAAACTCGCTTTATTCGTTCGTTTGACCGTCAGTCGCCGATTCATATTACCCGACTTACTTCGCATCGGCGCTAACTTCAGCCAACTGACAAAATGCTTTTCGCTTTTCCACGCATTCATATCCACGCCTACTTCACTCACAATCTGTAGAAAACTGTAATCCGTAATGCCTGCAATACCCGTCGGGTCTTTCCCTTCCGTCATCTTTAATAAAGGCTGATGCAGTTCTTTAATCTGTGGACGATTATAACGCATGGGCTTGCGCTTGCCCCCGCTCTTTATTTCTTCCTTTCCCTGAGTGATTTGCTCCAACAGTTCGCCCACTTCCCGATCACATTCGTTAATCAGGTTCTGGTAATAATGCCAGGTTTGATGGGCCTGTTTGAGCGCAAAGAGATGCTCCTGCCGGTAATCTCCCTGCAAGGCTTTCAGCACCAAATCTTTTTTCTTCTTCAAGATAGATTCATGACAATAGCTTACCAATACCTCCGGATCTCTTTCTCCTTCCAAAATCGCTGCTATCATCTTGCTGCCGCTGGCCCCCATGATATCACTGATGACTTCTGTTAAACGCACATTCATTTGCGTTAACGCTTTTTGCATCAAGTGCGTCTGCGTGGCTTGTGCACGGATATGATCCTGACGAAGACGCATATAGCTGCGCAGCCTGCGAATGTTTTCATCCGGAATAAAACTTTTCTTCAACAACCCGTAAGCATGCAACTGCCGCAGCCACTGGCAATCTTTTACATCGCTTTTCCGTCCCGGCACATTCTTCGCATCCCGGCCATTGACCAGATATACTTCGATGCCCGCCTCCTCCAACACCGCATACAGAATCACCCAGTACACTCCGGTGGACTCCATCGCCACGGTCTTGATGCCCTGTGTTTTCAGATAATCCCGAAGCGCATAGCACCCTTCCGTATAGGTAGGAAAGACCTTGACTTCTTCCTCACCCGCATCTACAAAAAAACTCTTGCTGCCGATATCTATCCCCGCAGCTTCGGGATGAACAATCTCTAATGCTTTACCCATAAATTTGATTTTAAATGATGATTAAAAAACGCCCGATGGCCGACTGTTTTTTTGTAGGAAAAATATCATCCTGAACGGGAATACGACTCAGCGCATCACCAAGTAACACTACATCTAACAGCCGGAACAAGATTCCCTGACAGGTATAAAACACTACTTGAAAGCGCTGTTACTTCCAGCGGGCCGCGCAAATTTACAACGTTATGCCATGTCCTTTCTCTAACAATCCGGCGGGCCGGTTATGGCTTCCCTGCCGCGGGTTCAGCCCTCCTTACCTTCTAACTGTATTTTCTCTGTGTTCCCAGCTCCTCTGCGCCCACTGCGTGAAATAAAGTCAAAAACAAAAGTCTTAAAGGCTTTTGTAGTTTCAATAACGTTCATCCTTACAGGATTAGATAGATGGATGGTTGTTTTTCTACCAAAGGCATCAATCCTACGGATTGAAAACCACCATAAGCAAACATTCGTGAATAGCTTCTATCAAGTTCCGCAGGAACTATCTTTTGGTAGAAATAAATAGTCTCCACTGTGTAAGCTCCATCGGAGCGACCGAATGAATACATTTCACGCGGAGAGCGCAGAGATGCAGAGCATCGAATCTTTTTATTGTTCTTTCTCTGTGTTCCCAGCTACTCTGCGCCCACTGCGCGAAATAAAGTTTTTCTACCAAAGGCATCAATCCTACGGATTGAAAACCACCATAAGCAAACATTCGTGAATAGCTTCTATCAAGTTCCGTAGGAACTATCTTTTGGTAGAAATAAATAGTCTCCACTGTGTAAGCTCCATCGGAGCGACCGGATGAATACATTT containing:
- a CDS encoding IS110 family transposase; the encoded protein is MGKALEIVHPEAAGIDIGSKSFFVDAGEEEVKVFPTYTEGCYALRDYLKTQGIKTVAMESTGVYWVILYAVLEEAGIEVYLVNGRDAKNVPGRKSDVKDCQWLRQLHAYGLLKKSFIPDENIRRLRSYMRLRQDHIRAQATQTHLMQKALTQMNVRLTEVISDIMGASGSKMIAAILEGERDPEVLVSYCHESILKKKKDLVLKALQGDYRQEHLFALKQAHQTWHYYQNLINECDREVGELLEQITQGKEEIKSGGKRKPMRYNRPQIKELHQPLLKMTEGKDPTGIAGITDYSFLQIVSEVGVDMNAWKSEKHFVSWLKLAPMRSKSGNMNRRLTVKRTNKASLLFRNLAQGILTSKHLALGSFGRRIRARRGSGVAIKAIARKIACYYYRVMTQGEAFVEQGIEKYEVSLHDQRKKYLERLAKKMQMQLVPMG